The Miscanthus floridulus cultivar M001 chromosome 7, ASM1932011v1, whole genome shotgun sequence genome includes a region encoding these proteins:
- the LOC136467587 gene encoding dnaJ protein ERDJ7-like, which produces MAAASHLLSLFFLLLVPASKAIYCDEDDCYDLLGLKQDANASDIKKAYYKLSLKYHPDKNPDPESRKLFVKIANAYEILKDESTREQYDYAIEHPEEVFYNTAQYYRAYYGHKTDPRAVLIGLLLIVSAFQYINQLTRYNQAMESVKQTPAYKNRLKALEFERTGGIASKKKGHKQVDKKVEELSNEVELQIHGVEKPSVWRLYGVQFILLPYSIGKALTWKICWFWRYRIKKLPYTWEDACYLTWISLQMPVNTWKNIDEPRKEDLVRRHLWEKSNMERYIAETRKESKRRR; this is translated from the exons ATGGCTGCGGCTTCCCACCTCctctccctcttcttcctcctccttgtccCGGCTTCTAAGGCCATCTACTGCGACGAAGACGACTGCTACGACCTCCTAGG GCTTAAGCAGGACGCGAACGCGTCGGACATCAAGAAAGCGTACTACAAGCTCTCTCTCAAATA CCATCCGGACAAGAACCCCGATCCGGAGTCGCGGAAGCTCTTCGTCAAGATCGCCAATGCTTACGAG ATTCTGAAGGATGAATCCACTAGGGAGCAGTATGACTATGCCATTGAACATCCAGAGGAG GTTTTCTATAACACAGCTCAGTACTATAGGGCATACTATGGACATAAAACG GATCCTCGTGCTGTGTTGATTGGTCTTCTTCTAATTGTTTCAGCATTTCAATACATAAATCAGCTAACAAGGTATAACCAG GCCATGGAAAGTGTCAAGCAAACTCCTGCTTACAAAAATAGGTTAAAAGCTTTGGAGTTTGAGCGAACAGGAGGAATTGCTAGCAAAAAGAAGGGCCACAAGCAGGTGGATAA GAAAGTTGAAGAGCTAAGTAATGAAGTTGAATTGCAAATTCATGGGGTTGAAAAACCATCTGTCTGGAGGCTGTATGGTGTCCAATTTATACTTTTGCCTTACTCCATTGGCAAG GCGCTTACTTGGAAGATTTGTTGGTTTTGGAGATACCGGATAAAGAAATTACCATATACATGGGAGGATGCTTGCTACTTGACTTGGATTTCACTCCAGATGCCTGTGAATACATGGAAAAATATTG ATGAGCCTAGGAAGGAGGACCTTGTGAGAAGACACCTTTGGGAAAAGAGCAACATGGAGAGGTACATTGCAGAGACGAGGAAGGAATCAAAGCGTAGGAGGTAG